The following proteins come from a genomic window of Larimichthys crocea isolate SSNF chromosome XV, L_crocea_2.0, whole genome shotgun sequence:
- the slc26a10 gene encoding solute carrier family 26 member 10 — translation MSASVAVYRNVYTEDRFKQAYGSDDDARGSLGLREKLAGRCRCSRRACLHLLRQRVPIFNWLPRYRLKKWILGDTIAGLTVGILHIPQGMAFALLTSVAPIFGLYTSFFPVVLYMFFGTGRHVSTGTFAVVSLMTGSVVEQLVPTPLEMNSSSSETAEFEAQRIGVASAVALLSGIIMLCMFGLQLGFLSTYLSEPIVKAFTSAAAFHVTISQLQSMLGLRLPRHTGTFSLFKNLASVMENLPHTNMAELLISMVCLAVLVPVKEINMRYRQRLRTPIPVEILTVIIATGVAYASSLDSTYNIEIVGHIPAGFPRPRMPALHTLPEIAGDTVAITFVGYAVSVSLAMIYADKHGYSIHPNQELLAHGVSNTVSSFFTCFPSSATLATTNILESAGGHTQLSGLFTSLVVLVVLLLIGPLFYFLPKAVLACINVTSLRQMFLQFQDLPELWRISKIDFMVWVVTWLSVVVLNVDLGLAIGVVFSMMTVICRTQRASCSVLGRASNTEIYRPLENHSKCYEVPGVKILTYNGPIYYGNRNFFREEMSRLLGLTPEKIRSREKARKALEKREREASVNTVEGGIANTSFSSENEFFKSETSESNVQAVLIDCSSVIFVDVAGARLFIQMCTECQKVGVHVYLANCNESILKILTSSGLMNYMNPQHIFVTVHDAVMYIQQQKEKPPENTTTVWV, via the exons ATGAGCGCTTCTGTGGCCGTGTACAGGAATGTTTACACCGAGGACCGATTCAAACAGGCCTACGGATCCGATGATGACGCGAGGGGAAGTTTGGGGCTCCGGGAGAAACTCGCCGGGAGGTGCAGGTGTTCAAGGCGAGCCTGCCTCCACCTGTTGAGGCAGAGAGTGCCCATTTTCAACTGGCTGCCACGATACAGACTAAAGAAATGGATTTTAGGAGATACTATAGCGGGACTGACAGTTGGCATTCTTCACATCCCGCAAG GCATGGCATTCGCTTTGCTCACATCCGTTGCACCGATATTTGGCCTTTACACCTCCTTCTTCCCTGTGGTTCTCTATATGTTTTTTGGCACAGGTCGCCACGTGTCCACAG GTACCTTTGCTGTGGTGAGTCTGATGACTGGCTCTGTGGTCGAACAGTTGGTTCCCACTCCTCTGGAGATGAACTCAAGTTCATCTGAAACAGCTGAGTTTGAGGCCCAAAGGATTGGAGTGGCTTCAGCTGTGGCACTCCTCTCAGGAATTATTATG CTTTGCATGTTTGGGCTTCAGCTGGGTTTCCTCTCCACCTATCTGTCAGAGCCGATTGTTAAGGCTTTCACCAGTGCGGCTGCCTTCCATGTTACCATCTCACAGCTGCAAAGCATGCTGGGATTGCGGCTTCCCCGCCACACTGgcaccttctctctcttcaaG AATTTAGCGTCAGTGATGGAAAACCTGCCCCACACCAACATGGCTGAGCTGCTGATCTCTATGGTGTGTTTGGCTGTCCTGGTGCCAGTTAAGGAAATCAATATGCGTTACCGGCAGCGGCTGCGTACACCTATCCCTGTGGAGATCCTCACG gtGATCATTGCTACAGGGGTGGCCTATGCCTCCTCACTGGACTCTACTTACAACATTGAGATAGTTGGCCACATCCCAGCTGG ATTCCCAAGGCCACGGATGCCTGCCTTGCACACTCTTCCTGAGATCGCTGGAGACACAGTAGCCATAACATTTGTTGGTTACGCTGTGTCAGTCTCACTGGCAATGATCTATGCCGATAAACATGGATATTCCATACATCCCAACCAG GAGCTGTTGGCTCACGGTGTCTCCAACACAGTGTCCTCTTTTTTCACCTGTTTCCCCAGCTCAGCCACCCTAGCCACGACTAATATACTGGAGAGCgctggaggacacacacag CTCTCTGGCTTGTTTACTAGTCTGGTTGTGCTGGTTGTCCTGCTGCTGATTGGACCGCTGTTCTACTTCCTACCCAag GCCGTACTGGCATGCATCAATGTTACCAGCCTCAGGCAGATGTTCTTGCAGTTCCAGGACTTACCAGAGCTTTGGAGAATCAGCAAGATTGACTTT ATGGTTTGGGTGGTAACCTGGCTGTCTGTAGTGGTACTTAATGTGGACCTTGGCCTAGCCATTGGGGTGGTTTTCTCTATGATGACCGTTATCTGCCGCACACAAAG GGCTAGTTGTTCAGTGCTTGGTCGGGCTAGCAACACAGAAATTTACAGACCCCTGGAGAACCACAGCAAG TGCTATGAGGTGCCTGGAGTGAAGATCCTGACATACAACGGGCCTATTTATTATGGCAACCGTAACTTCTTCAGGGAGGAGATGAgcaggctgctgggcctgaCGCCAGAGAAGATCCGCAGCCGGGAGAAGGCCAGGAAAGCCCTGGAGAAACGGGAGAGAGAGGCCTCCGTCAACACTGTG GAAGGAGGCATTGCAAACACATCATTTTCTTCAGAAAACGAGTTTTTTAAATCTG AAACATCTGAGAGCAATGTTCAGGCAGTGTTAATCGATTGCAGCAGTGTGATATTTGTTGATGTTGCTGGAGCACGACTCTTTATACAG atgtgtacTGAATGCCAGAAAGTTGGAGTTCATGTATATTTGGCAAACTGCAATG AGAGCATCCTAAAGATTCTCACATCAAGCGGATTAATGAACTACATGAACCCTCAACATATTTTCGTCACTGTTCATGACGCTGTAATGTATATTCAGCAGCAGAAG GAAAAACCTCCAGAGAACACGACGACTGTTTGGGTATGA